From Nicotiana tabacum cultivar K326 chromosome 22, ASM71507v2, whole genome shotgun sequence, one genomic window encodes:
- the LOC107829875 gene encoding putative mitochondrial protein AtMg00810 isoform X1 translates to MGFVQSHYDYSLFTQRVGGDLIVILVYVDDLLVTGNNVKLIYQVRTDLQARFKMKDLGELKFFLGIDFCRSKEGILMNQRKYALELVSEMGLAGSKPVATPLEFNHKLTSVAFDEFMNKGEASTDVQLEDPGSYQKLVGRLLYLTMTRPDIAFVVQVLSQHMHAPKQSHLEAAIRVVKHIKGTAGLGMFMPAKGNKELVVYCDSDWCLCVETRKSITGYIVKFGEAVISWKSKKQSIVSRSSAESEFRNMAATVAEVTWLVGLFGELGIAVTNPVQLFYDSKAAIQIATHPIFHERTKHFDIDCHFVREKIQSGQIQTQHIGTKEQPADLLTTSLCKPQHEYLISKLGMKNLFHPLA, encoded by the coding sequence ATGGGATTTGTTCAATCTCATTATGATTACTCACTCTTCACACAAAGGGTAGGTGGTGATCTAATAGTAATCTTAGTGTATGTTGATGACCTATTGGTCACTGGGAACAATGTGAAGCTCATTTATCAAGTGAGAACAGACTTGCAGGCTAGATTTAAAATGAAGGACTTGGGAGAATTAAAGTTCTTTTTGGGAATTGATTTCTGTAGATCTAAGGAAGGCATTctgatgaatcaaaggaaatatgCTCTTGAGCTTGTGTCTGAGATGGGATTGGCTGGCAGTAAGCCTGTTGCTACACCTCTTGAGTTTAATCATAAACTCACCTCAGTAGCATTTGATGAATTTATGAACAAAGGGGAAGCCTCTACAGATGTACAACTTGAGGACCCAGGAAGCTATCAAAAACTTGTTGGCAGACTGCTGTACCTGACAATGACAAGGCCAGACATTGCCTTTGTTGTTCAAGTACTGAGTCAACATATGCATGCCCCTAAGCAATCACATTTGGAAGCAGCTATAAGAGTAGTCAAGCACATCAAGGGAACTGCAGGCTTGGGCATGTTTATGCCAGCAAAAGGTAATAAGGAACTAGTTGTCTATTGTGATTCAGACTGGTGTTTGTGTGTGGAAACAAGGAAATCCATCACTGGTTATATAGTCAAGTTTGGTGAAGCTGTAATTTCCTGGAAGTCTAAAAAACAAAGCATAGTTTCCAGGAGCTCAGCAGAATCAGAATTCAGGAATATGGCAGCTACTGTTGCTGAAGTCACTTGGCTAGTTGGTTTATTTGGAGAGCTTGGAATTGCAGTAACCAATCCTGTGCAGCTGTTCTATGATAGTAAGGCTGCTATACAGATTGCAACACATCCCATATTCCATGAAAGAACAAAACACTTTGATATTGATTGTCACTTTGTAAGGGAGAAAATTCAGAGTGGTCAAATTCAAACACAACACATAGGGACTAAAGAACAACCTGCTGATCTACTCACCACGAGTCTATGCAAACCACAACATGAGTATTTGATTAGCAAGCTGGGAATGAAGAACCTCTTCCATCCCTTAGCTTGA